gagAAAAAAGCCGATGTTATTAGCGGCTAATGtaatcctagctcagtgccgactttcaaagatgaaaactacagagagaacttttatctgctactaccacctcctcgccgATTCTCCTTCCTAGTTTGGTCCttgttataaaggccgtgtcatacagctccaggtggtcacacacagcttctactccatggttgaatgggtgaacagaccggtgtctgtgttgatggcctgacgtcatcatcaacaaagactctgattggctttcgtcatgcgaaacagttgcaggagttcaatattttcaactcttgcgaatgtgcggatATGTGTAAAATCGCaagcgcgctcgcacggccaacgcacttgacgtgcggatcgcaTCGCACTGCCGCACTGGAAGgatttcgcatctgggacgcatctgtTCATTTACTTTGCATGtgatctggacgtacggacattttgtgaagcatccggtgtgaacttagcattacaggccaaaatgcgtttgcatccattatagcgccacctagtggcacactttttggtatgggtggtctgtatGCTCTTCTATatataccctgtaaatttcacatccctcaacataatacttcagctgatatgaatgtttgttgtttatgatgtaataagccacgcccactttgaccaattgtgattaactttgagatatggcctcaggagtgacccaaggtcatacccgttaataatttgcgcatattttgaccgaacaaaattctttactcaactttagatcaggttcAACtcaagactctacgtgccaagtttcacgctgattggactaAACCCCaagccccgcgggcttggccccttAATTAAGTCATAcatgtaattaatgatcaattacaattataattgaccccaaccctggcacgATTCATTCATAAATACAATCTGAACGAGGCATTAAGTTGCTACTCTGCACAAGGCCTTATATGAGCCACTCACTCATTTGCGTTTTGGGTTTGTGTCCCAGGTGGACCAGAGGCACATCAGGATCAACATGTTATGGGATGGAACGTGAACGGCGAACCTCTCCTCCATGAAATCGACTACGAAAACAAACGTCTCGTCATTCAGAAAGAAGgctattatttcatttattccaAGGTTTTCTTCACTGACAGTGATACATTCTACCATTCTGTTCAGAAGCATACTGTTCGTTATGCAGAGCATAGCATTTCCCTCCTGCTGTCCAGGAATTACTCTCCTCCCTCCAATAAATATTACAGACAGAACAGTTTCCTGGGTGGAGTGTTCTACCTTGAAAAGCATGATGCTCTGTTTGTCAATGTCACTAACACACAAAAAGTGGTCGTCTATCAAGCAATGGAGAATGTGTTTGGTGCCTTTATGCTATGAATATTAAGGTTATTAAGTATTTTCACCTTTTGACAAAAAGGAGatgaaatgcattattttaaaacaagttgcttctaaaaaaaaaaaaatcagattcttTGAAGCTACCAATGCtttaattgttttgtatttagagTGGTTGAATACattgtttctttaattaaaaacatgtttttttgtattttatgttcaataaaatatacattgtGCACTTATCAAAGACAAATGTGTATAGAGTTAATGTTTATCCCCAAAGGCAAggaaagacatttttatttgtatagtgtatTTCATAGACAAGGCAGtaaagcagtaaaaacattaaataaataataacatgattaaaatctccctctcaattaTACACGTGAGGCGCCATCTGTAAAGTTGCTAAAATaagcagcaactttttgcaacatttagcaacaaacgacatttaaaaaaaatgtgagaaatgttacttttgaccagatttacagcaatacttgtgaaatgtgtgatatttcttctcacataaaaatctaaatgttaaatctaaatctaaatgtttaattgaaatctaaatctaaatgttaaatctaaatctaaatgttacatttaaatgttaaatctaaatctaaatattaaatctaaatggtaaatataagtGTTAAATCAAACCggtgaaacaaaatatttagctaatatacaaattcactgtaagtaccaaaataaaaactcattccagtgaatttgcatattagctaaatattttgttttacccgtgacatttaaatttaacatttatgatttacatttcacattaatatttatatttaacattcgcatttaataattatttaatatctccactatctgacctgtgtccatagatctgagagacctgttgggttcatacctgactaacatctcacttaTGGAttccaaacccattcacagatttatacaccagcagtagaactttaaagtctattctgagggaAATTGTCTTATTCTGTTGTGCTTTTAAAGCtcctatccagagtttctgagagtacttctcgatgtcccgccctcaacagctctacttcctcccctgcctctgtcaaTCTACCTGACGCTACGCCTCTACATTTGTGCAagcgcattgcaaaacataaccaagtcgcataactacaaaaactacacatttattgttagagtgccatacagtaacttttgattaaaacatgtttattacctggccaaatcctggtccgtttggaatccttttaaaagtccctccacctttgaaaagtaGCTCCGAGATGAATCCTGTTGTGGTCACAAAGatgtttatccacaagctttgtgcccagacttttattttgtcttttagtAGAAGGTTTATACGTTGGCACCTTTGGAGTttcggagcgctcctccatgacgctatgctgctcagtgTGATACCTTCTTTCCGTGCTCAGTTTACGCAGCACgtgcatttactttgattgacagtcctcGCTATTGGCTGGGGGCACTTGGCGATCGTTTCTATTTGTATCGGGATTTATAAGATGAAGgcaggacttatatacattaatgtatatgaatgaccaccggcagtagaccatagtaaaagactagttaggtatttttttgcatttcaaaagaatcatacataaacatagatttctcagaaactctggatatcagttTTAAGGAAGCAGCAATGGAATAAAAACTGGCTATAAGTGCCAGTTTGGTGGGGTCACTCTTTTTAAGCAGTGGATATAAATTCCCCGTTCTGCTATGTAACTAAAGTGTATTTCGTACCCACTGTGACACGTGAAGCTGAACTGAAGGTTAAGTGGTTTCACCCACTCAGTAAAAGCACACTGTGGATAAAAGTGTCCTGCTTTCAGGTAACTAATGCTTTTATACAGACGACACACGGAGGCCATTGCAATTTGAGTGACAAATTAAGGCAGGCTGAGCAGAAGGTGTAGCAGGTGCTCCTCACACACGCTATTAAACCTACTCCCATCGTTCAGCGCCTcactgaaagaagacaaaaagctGTCACATATTGCAACCTGTGAGAACAACAAGTCttaccagcttttttttttttttgtggttttttttaactcactgtCTCACTTTCCTTTCATCTGTGTCTGTTCGAGGAAACTGCTTCTGAAAACACCCACATGGTTGTGTATCTGTAAACCACAGAGGAAGGGAAAGAGAAAGGGGACGTTGATGTTTCTTTCCAGAAAtcattcatttttgttctttttacgtTTTGCTTCACCTGAAGCATCTTGAATGTTAGCGTACTCAAAGAACGACCAGGCTGCCTGCTAGCTTAAAGGGCCCATgctaagctaaatcaacttttctgtgctttaaacacgATAAAAGTGccattagggcttcatacacatgcccagtgttttttttttattgattccgtcaatcgttagttagagggtgatttgctcctttcttactgcagggtgagcccaaacacctcgctccattttgatgacgcgtttccactttgatgatgaatttgagctggagaagccgcgcctccaggaagctctctgccgtgattgacatgtaaacagacacgcccacgaaggtgagcatttcagcgtccttcacgcagtgctatgtatgtattttctacagtctatgtatgtatcgGCGAACGCCCctcccccacgctctgtctcataatataaagcagcatgagctcagctacggagtgagTGGgtggagggcgggccgtcctctggccctacgtcaccgtgcggagaggaggaagtcagtgtcccatctatagacacgcccactcatgaatatgcataagtaggccgcaaatcagcctgtttgtgtagagttgctcagaaagtgacttttcagaggctaaaactctggaaaacaggcaagtttgagaaaataaacctcaaatatgatgtttttggagttcttagaacaaatggagatgggtgaaaaatagcatgatatggaacCTTTAATTGTCCCGCTTAGTCCTGACTGGCTAACCTCCGCACTGGACTTAACTGACTGGCGTTAATGTAACAAAACATTAAGAAAAACAACTTGGGGCCCCCCCAGTCGGGCCCTAGGCACGTGTCTAATTTGGCTTTGCGTTAATCTGGCTATGACTAAAACTTAAAGCTTAATCccttttttaaaactattttgaaATTCAAGTGTTACATCCCAAgttattaaaggtattgtggatgatgttattttggcttcaacttccaggtggatcatcaagactattggtcctcctaattgtcaatcattgtGGTGATATGTTCACGTAAGGCTGTCTTACGTGCTCGTGCTCGGgtgcaccgggtcctttgaaaatggatttacacttaccggtggcgagtctcacatagtgggaaaagtgcaaatcttcttttgaaAGGTATGCCTGTATGACCAATgccgactccaacttgtaaacagagctgtgcatgaggaaaactgggctcgtgcacgctctctctcGCACACATGCGCCCTCTGCGTAtcttttctaaacttcgggAGAATCGTTCTCTATTCCTTTAATTATGGAAAAACCCTCAACacatttttggtaaaaaaaaaaaaagactttacgTTACAAATCCaatataataacaaaatataaactgcatttctaaaagaaaatgcaaatggGGATGGATATAAGCTAAACTCCGTAGAGTTAGAATTTCCCCTCGGAATCAGTATAAGCCCTCTGAGACAgtataattagggatgtcccgataccactttttcacttccaatatgaAACCGATATTGTAGCGctgcgtattggccgataccgatatcaatgccatacaatatcagcacaagtcatacatacttattttgtagtgtggaatgtgaGAAAAGGCTTGATGTTACTCaatcagaaaacaatagtcagcatttattattaaccaaatggttacatacattttaacctttaacataatatctacagtattctacaattgaataaatataatatatatcggagatttttatacgcagtccgataaaatctgataatTGTTTTCTGGctaatatcaatatcggatatcaatatcggatcgggacacctctaagtATAACCCCGTGGTGTCGGTATAACCCTTAGCCTGAGTATAACCTCCGAAAACAGAATGTTTCCTTCGGAATCAGTATAAGCTCTCGGAGAGAGTATAACCCATTGATGTCAGTATAAATCTAAGTGTACCTCTCTAAATCAGTATAATGTCTAATgatggtcattttcaaatagatttttgCCAATGAATCAGTCATCGTTAATCAATGACCCCACAACATAGCAGGAGTGTTTTGGGTATTCTGTGTGCTATAGGGAACCCTGGTTGCTACAATGAGACTAAATGTGGAGAAAGATTTAAAAGTCTACGGAATAATGGTGATGAAGTACACGGCACTTAAAATGTGGCTGAAGACACGTGTTTAAGTAAAGTCAGGTTTCTTCAGTGATCAAAGGACAAATGGAATCTATGGATTTCCAGACACATCAATGACTTTCACAGCCAAATACTGCCCCCTagtgtacattatatttcaTTCAGGACAGATTTTCATTAATAATAAAGCATGCTGTTTGCATCTAAAGTCAATGACTTCTCTGTAGAAATATAATGATTTCTGTCACAGGTAGAGCAATGGGACTTGTCAGGAGATGTGATGGTGGATGTGAATGTTAAGCAGTAATTTTTGTCTGTGTCAGAATCTGAAGGAAAATACTGCAGTAATAAGTGAGGATCCTGCTGTAATTTGTAGGGTTTCTGCAGCATTTACTGTCAATGGCCAAGTCTCATGagacagagaaaaaaacaaggctttttgttgttgcatgAACTACTACTTTACAGCAAGAAAGAAAACagttgtcaaatgtatttatttattttaattcaattcaaaaataCCATAACAATAGTTCTTCTCACCTCAACAATCAAATTGAAACCAatgtaaataaatttaaaaaaaagaacaagaaaaccacaaaaatgaaCATGAATGGACACagacaaaatgtgttttccttCTCTCcttacataataaaaaaaaactttccattaaacaaaaaatatacaacttTTTGGTATCACAAATTTGACAGAGATTTGAACGTTTTGAATACATAACCGTAAAGTAAGCAAGCAATCAGAATTAGACATTTTTCATAAATCATTATCAAGAAAAgacgtttattttttttttgttagattgTGTtcagtcaaaaaaataaattaatactatATGAATACAGGAAtatataaaattcaaataaagcCAATAAATTAAATCAACTCAATACTTACTATATATTAACTTGATATTCTGTGTATACCAAAGTGTTTACTCAAGATGATGAAACCTTTAGCACCCTTCATTATGGCCCAACTATACCTACACTGGAAGTGTTACTTTGGCATATCATGTGGACACTCATTATAACACCTTAATAACaagatattttattatttagagTGTTTTCTGTTTCTCTCACTTCAGTGGTCTGACAGAACTTTGGAATGTTAAACCTTTTAGacaacatgtgtcaaactcaaggcccagggaccAAATGCGGCCCATTAGAGCATCCATTTTGGCCCACAGAAGAAAGTAAAGGTGACAGCGAAAACATGaaccattgtgtaaatgaaaatcAACAGCGTTTACAGCGGCTCAAAGTTTCCCCCGCTTTTTATTTCGCACGATTGcatgttatttttaatgttaaacagttgaaaaacttaaatttttcctcaaatatgacataatatttcttTCATTGAATAGAAATTTatcacaaaatgtaggaaattttAAGTGAaaaccctgttgggactgatgtctatcacttattgcttggctGTGGATGAGTGCACACTTAcagtggctgagaagtgcaaaacacatttacaaatggcacaacatatttacaattttgaaaacaaatacacttaattagctaaaaataaataaataaatacaaatagcaaaacaattttgcaaatgccacaacaaattttacaattttgaaaacaaatttactTACATAATTAGCTCCACAAATAGCAAAACCCATTGTGTATTGGAAGtgtaaaagtgtttgttttcaaaacTGGTTTATTTGTTGTGGTATTTGCAACTTACTTTACTaattttcccgcataaaatctgtggcccacttgaaatcaaacgtctctgtgtttggcccctgaactaaaatgagtttgacacccctgctttagacccTTTTCATGTCTTTCTGCTGACCCGTCACCAACCTGAATGCAGAGAGTGATCCAGGTATGAACTGGTGTTCACTTGTTTTCTCACTCCTGTACTTTCCCTCATCACTGCATCTGAGCAGAGTTTCAGATGTATCATCTGGGCAGATAGACAATGTCTAAGTGAGTCACGGATTCGCCGTAGTTAAAGCACTTGACAGGCGGGTTAATGGTGACCATCAGAGTGACTCCTGTGGACACTTCCTCCACCTTGCTGAGGAGACCTGTGCTGTTTGTTGTGGCGTCGATCCAACCCACCAGGATAACTTCATTGTCCAGCTTCAGCTCCACTGTGCGCCTCAGCTGTGCTTCCTCACATGAGGTCAAAGTCACTTGAACACTGAGGAAGTAGTATCCGCCCTTCCTGATGGTCAGGCGGTCTTCTCGTACAGAGATCAGGCCTGAAGTTTGACTTTTTGGAAACCAGTGAATGGTGCTGCTGGCTGTGGGCAAAGGAAACATTAACCACAACATCAAGGCAGAGAGGATTTTCCTATCAGATGTTTTCATTGAATTAAATCAGAACATGTTTGACACAttctgactccgaggggttacactcagggttatactgactctgaggggttacactcagggttatactgactccgaggggttacaCTCAGGGTTATACTGACTGTGTGAAGTGAGGATGGATAGGCTCTATTCTCACTTGCAATTTTGTGGAAATGCAGTGTGTCACGTTGAAATGAATTCACATTATTacaaagaaaaattaaataacctgACAAGAATGCTTTTGAAAACTCTAGCCAATCTAAACTACTTTGTCTAATTAGTGGCTTATTTTGAGGTAATGGTAATACAGTGTGAAATGGCAAAGCTACCAACAAGTCGTACTGATACTAATGTACTAATTAATGAATGTCAACTGAagcttaaaacaataaaaactcgAAATTTAAGATCAACTCTGAAATAAATTTGAATCAGATGATTAAAAATCTTTCTAAGTTAGCACTGTTGCATACAGAACTGATTGATAGACTCTATAttctataaatattaaatattcacACAAAGTTTTACCTTGAGTTGCCCGGAAGGTCAACATTTTTCCTCTGCCCGAACGGACACCAAACTGTGGCTGGAGTGGAAAAATACTCAATTAGCcttagtacacacacacacccacacacacacttggtgGCATTTCCCCAAATGACATCACTGCTTCCCCTGCATGTCTGATGAGAGAAGAGaactttttcagaaaaaaaagtgtgggtagatttgtgtctttattattcaatcaaaaaaaagttttcaatataaagaaaaatcacttcaatcaagAAAAAGTTtagataaataaagtaaatatttcCAAATTCGAgagaaaaagtgttcaaatgcaaaacattgtttttttaataataaagacacaaatctaacTCCATAGCTAGAACCCCAgtccacccccaccccaccaccgcagaaaacaaaacaaaaaaaaaacatggttgtTAATAAGAATAAACAAATATGGAAACAACATTTATTATGCGGAAGTATTTGCAGTTTGAATAGCTGTAATGCATGAGTAGTGTGTTTAGCACTATTTCATAATGCAGCTGATTGGACTGGATCACTGTAGATCATTTTTACACTATTGTTTAAATAGGTTATCACTAGAGATAAACATGTGTTGGTAAGCATAGAGACACATAAAACCCACACATGAGCACAGCTCGATGATGTCATTGCACACTCTCTTACCGGAGGAGTTGTGTAGCTCTGCATGTCAGGAGTCGGTTCTGCCCTGTCGCTGTTCTGAGAataaaacatcaaacaaaatgtcaaaattagattcagattcagatttgctttattgtcattgtaacaAGTCCAATGAAAAGTAAGGTGCAGGCCATTCAGTGCGAAAAAGACAACATATataagaaatatataaaaaaaactttgttataataaaaacacaatatgacgagatgaaaaaaaattaaataagcaCAGTCTAAAACACAAGATACATTGCGGGATGGATGTAACACAGACGTAGAATCAGTTGTATCAGTATATTGCacgtaaaaaaaatactttttaaaaaaaactacattgcACATGAAAACCAAAGAAGCTCCCTAAACACATGTCAGTGTGTCCTTATTGACATGTAATAACTGTGTTGTTGCAGTGTTTTCTTTTCAAACCTAAACTATATTACTTTGTATCATTTCTAGTCATCGTCTATATCTCACAACTAGATAGTAAACAGCTATGATATTTCTTCATTTACTCTGATGTTGGGGCTCAGTGGCGGATCTAGACCGCAGACACATGCAGCTGTATGTCTCACCACCTGTTTAATtatcaaaaccacaaaaaacaacagatgcaCCTAGCAGGGATTTCTTCCCACAGAGTACTTTTTGTTCAATGAGAGTTTAATCAACTGTTGAAAGGTTTTAAAAGGTAAACATGGTTAAAACTATGTATTATAGTAAACCAATATGAACTCACCCTGTTGTTGCATCCTCTTGTGAAGAGAAGGATGAAGAGCACGACCTGGGTGATTGTAACAATGGTTGTCCACAACAGAAGAGTACAGAGCAGAGGATGCTGGGTATGCTGAGGCATCGTGACGTCTGTGTTTCTGTAGATGTTTCTCCTGCAGTGCCCCAACCTCTGACTGAGTTCAGCCCTGCCTGTACTGTCTTTATATTAAGGAGGGGATCCACAGGGGTTTTCCAACTCCATGTTGGTGAAGATGGCCCCAGTTAGGCTGGTTTGTGTTTAGGGAAAGGCCCCGTGTTTGTGTTCATCACAATTCACACAAAAATAAGGAAGAACATTAATATACAGGTGGTGCTGGAAGAACGGATTGTAAATTGGTTATTCTAAGCAATTATCCCCACCaaatcttctttttcttcttcttcaacttcttcttcttcaaaaacCTACACTTTTCAAGGACCAACCTTCAATCCATTGAAAGTTTGCAACCCTAATTGCAATGTAATGTTCTTTTTTGAttactcacatgcatgtttgggTATGACAGTAATTTAAAATCATTCTCAATTTCCAGTTAATTCCATTAAATAATTCCTGTGAAAAGTTTATATTCTTTAACATTCCCAAAACTCCCAAGCTTAAGTTCCTGTGGAAATTAAACTAAAGTTTCTTGGTCCACTGATTCTTTTTCTAACCATAGTTGTCAGCATTGATTGTTTACTTTTTGTACTTGCTTTGCTGTGCTCACTTTCTGTGcatgttttaactttttctgcCTGGGGAAAGGTTCATGGTAACAAAACAGGATGAGTTTGGGTATAGAAATGTGTCATCACACATATGTAGGTCGAAAAGGGAATATTACACCTGCTCAGAGGTACCATTATGACTGTCAAATGGTTAAGtcacatgaaaaacaaacaaccagCCCGGACATGTCCCTAgaataaaaagtattaaaatgaGCTCAAACAGTGTAATAAAGTTAAAGGTTGAAAGAATTACTTGCAGACCAGTAATAGTTATGGAAGAGGTCTAGGGCCAATAttgatgacatttttttgggggaaaatcaagaataaagtcgaaatgttgagattaaagtagaaattttgagaataaagttgcaatataatgtcgagattaaagttgaaaagataAGATTAAAGTCCAAATTTAGAAAATAacctcaaaatacaatatattctgataaaagtcaaaggtttgctacgaaagtcaaatctacgaaagcggactagggccaattcaccatatacgacaacagtctaatctgtttccgtaaaCTCCTCAATAGCCACTGACAGACTGAATGCTCTACCTCTGCCAAACTTCACTGGTTTctccttctgaacagattcaGTTTCTGGTAATATCTCCTTCAAGAGATTACAACgctgtgtttatgagctaaaaaaaagaaagaatctctTTGTCTTCAAACCCAACTTAgaagtatagtttaacgcagtggttcccacacttttccCAGTCAGGTACCCCTTCAgatatttaacctgaagccacgtacctcctactcctgcacacttaaaaacataataatgtaatgtcatatacaatgtagccctacagtgaattttacctatcctgttgaggaataatatataataactagaatatttgcatttcctgaagaaaatgcaaatgaagatgcaggtgctggcccgcgtctcactacattagcttatcattggcattagcattatcaggcactagcattagcctagcaatagcattaacctagcatcagcattaacaATAGCATAGCCttatcaatagcattagcctagcattaacattagcctagccttAATATTGACCTGGTATTAactttaacatagcattaacattagcctagccttaatattgacctagtattagctttaaatggtaaatggtaaatggacttgatttatatagcgctttatccccacactgaagcagtctcaaagcattaacattagcctagccttaatattgacctagtattagctttaacataccattaacattagcctagccttaatattgacctagtattagctttaacatagcattaacattagtctagccttaatattgacctagtattagctttaacatagcattaacattagtctagccttaatattgacctagtattagctttaacatagcattatcattagcctatcaatagcattaacttagaaatagcattagtctagcattaacctagaaatagcaataacctagcaatagcattaacctaacattaacattaacat
The Gouania willdenowi chromosome 8, fGouWil2.1, whole genome shotgun sequence genome window above contains:
- the tnfsf14 gene encoding tumor necrosis factor ligand superfamily member 14; protein product: MSQSSHRVRTKEMAEGGGPPVFMVDTYGARAPPVPKRERAQRSCGVAQVLLFILVTLALCGLVVEAFFIYSLHQSKYQDSCAMSSKQVADEDVFSATKPRLNALLHQKPAAHLAGGPEAHQDQHVMGWNVNGEPLLHEIDYENKRLVIQKEGYYFIYSKVFFTDSDTFYHSVQKHTVRYAEHSISLLLSRNYSPPSNKYYRQNSFLGGVFYLEKHDALFVNVTNTQKVVVYQAMENVFGAFML